A part of Syntrophorhabdaceae bacterium genomic DNA contains:
- the fliJ gene encoding flagellar export protein FliJ, which produces MAKFRFHKLIEIKESMLDDKKKDLKKTIDLYESISIEIIDTEDSIRKNFNRISEPDIDSNDIFVLREHIIWLETKKQKLLEEREVILKKIEALRSELEEIWKEIKMLDTLKNKTLQAMRKAENKKEQKKLDELALRIGSDR; this is translated from the coding sequence ATGGCTAAATTTCGTTTTCACAAACTAATAGAGATTAAAGAGAGCATGCTTGACGATAAAAAGAAGGATTTAAAAAAAACCATAGACCTCTATGAAAGCATATCAATAGAGATTATAGATACAGAAGATAGCATAAGAAAAAATTTTAACAGGATTTCAGAACCTGATATAGACAGTAACGATATATTTGTTTTAAGGGAACATATCATATGGCTTGAGACAAAGAAGCAAAAGCTTTTGGAAGAGAGAGAGGTAATCTTAAAAAAGATTGAGGCACTGAGGTCAGAGCTCGAAGAGATATGGAAAGAGATAAAGATGCTTGATACGCTTAAAAATAAAACATTACAGGCAATGAGAAAGGCAGAAAACAAGAAAGAGCAGAAGAAGCTCGATGAATTGGCTTTAAGGATCGGCTCAGACCGATAA